In Colletotrichum lupini chromosome 6, complete sequence, a single window of DNA contains:
- a CDS encoding S-methyl-5-thioribose-1-phosphate isomerase — translation MSGLQAVKYTRGRLEVLDQLRLPHEFHYDEVSTSEEAFDCIKSMRVRGAPAIAIVAALAHAVELHNGSCTASSSQDAVTYIDSRLDYLKESRPTAVDLTNAINQLKARVRSAPQDDSKTVIAAYIEEAEKILQKDLQTNLSIGDHGAQWLREVAGASPDAKVSVLTHCNTGSLATSGHGTALGIIRTLWSNNLLKRAYCTETRPYNQGSRLTAFELVYEKIPSTLITDSMAAALFNLQKDKMNIAAVIVGADRVVRNGDTANKIGTYQLAVLAKHHGVKFIVAAPTTSIDLETQTGAGIKIEERKGEELTQISGAIVQADGNVDIARTARVATADQRINVWNPAFDVTPHDLIDAVVTEKGAIVKNDEGQFDFRHIMPERWAQVVAQ, via the coding sequence ATGTCTGGACTTCAAGCCGTCAAGTACACTCGGGGTCGTCTCGAAGTCCTGGACCAACTGAGACTGCCTCATGAATTCCACTACGATGAGGTGTCCACCAGCGAGGAGGCCTTTGACTGCATCAAGTCGATGAGAGTTCGTGGTGCCCCCGCCATTGCTATCGTCGCCGCCCTCGCCCACGCTGTCGAGCTACACAACGGCAGCTGCACCGCCTCTTCATCACAAGATGCCGTCACTTACATCGACTCGCGTTTGGATTACCTCAAGGAAAGCAGACCGACTGCTGTCGACTTGACCAATGCTATCAACCAACTAAAGGCCCGCGTTAGGAGCGCGCCTCAGGATGATTCCAAGACCGTCATTGCTGCATACATTGAGGAAGCCGAGAAGATTCTGCAAAAAGACCTTCAGACCAATCTGTCTATTGGTGACCATGGAGCGCAATGGTTGAGAGAGGTCGCTGGTGCTTCACCTGATGCCAAAGTATCTGTCCTCACTCACTGCAACACTGGCTCTCTGGCAACATCTGGTCACGGAACCGCCCTCGGTATCATCAGAACACTCTGGTCCAACAACCTTCTAAAGCGCGCCTACTGCACCGAGACAAGACCCTACAACCAGGGTAGCAGGCTGACCGCCTTTGAGCTTGTTTACGAAAAGATCCCCAGCACTCTCATCACAGACTCCATGGCTGCCGCGCTGTTCAACTTGCAAAAGGACAAGATGAACATTGCTGCTGTCATTGTAGGTGCCGACCGTGTCGTTCGCAACGGTGACACTGCCAACAAGATTGGAACCTACCAACTCGCCGTCTTGGCCAAGCATCACGGCGTCAAGTTCATTGTTGCGGCTCCCACCACCAGCATCGACCTCGAGACCCAGACCGGCGCCGGCATCAAGATCGAGGAACGCAAGGGGGAGGAGCTCACGCAGATTTCCGGTGCTATCGTCCAGGCTGATGGCAACGTCGATATCGCTCGTACAGCGCGTGTGGCGACGGCGGACCAGCGCATTAACGTCTGGAACCCTGCTTTTGATGTTACTCCGCACGACCTGATCGATGCTGTTGTTACGGAGAAGGGTGCTATTGTCAAGAACGACGAGGGTCAATTTGATTTCCGTCACATCATGCCCGAGAGATGGGCGCAGGTGGTCGCCCAGTGA